Below is a window of Streptomyces sp. ITFR-16 DNA.
CTCCGGCGGCCGGCCCTCGACCGGGCCGCCGAGTGCGTCGCCCACGGCGGCGCCGACGAGGGCGCCGGCGATCCGGTCGTCGAGGGTGGGCTCAGTGGATGTCGTCGTGGGTGCGGACCTCGTGGGCGCCAGGGGCGCGGTGGATGTCATGTCCGAATTGTCCACCCGAGGGCGCCGGTTCCGTGTCTGCCAGCAGCCCGGCGAGTTCGATCAGATCCGTACCCGCGAAACGGGGCAGCGCGCACCCGGCGAGGGTGCGGCAGGCCTCGCGCCAGCCGTCCGGCACGCTGGTGATCCCGCCGAGCGCGCCCGTCAGCGCACCGGCCAGCGCGGGGGCGGAGTCGGCGACCCGGGACAGACAGGCCGCCGACGGCACCGCCTGCGCGAGGTCGCCCCGGGCCGCCGCGGTGAGGGCGAGCGCGACCGGCACGGTCTCGGCGGCGGCGATCCCGTAGCTGTAGACATGGTCGACGATCTGGTGCTCCAGCACGGGGACGAGGGCGAAGGCCCCGGCCCGCTCCCCGGCGAACTCCCGGGCGATCCGGACCGCGTGGGCGGCGTTGCGGGCGATCTCGGTGCCCTCGGGGAGCTGGGCGAGCGCGGCGTTCACCGCCGTGTCGACGTCCGCCCCGCCGAGCGCCTCCGCGACGGCGGCGGCCATGGCGCGGGCCCCGTGCACCCCGTCGCCGTCCTGTGTGTAGCGCGCGTCGAACTCCGCGAGTGCGGCGGCCGCGTCGGGGTCGCCGGGGTGCACGACGGCCAGCACGGCGGCCCGCACACAGGCCGCGTCGTCGAAGTAGTGCGGGTTGTCGTGGCCGGTGGCGGGCGGGCGGAGACCGGCGGCGAGATTGCCGAGCCCGGCCCGCACGGAGATCCTGGCCCGCAGCGGCAGCACGGCCGACTCGACCTCGGGCGCCCGGGCGGCGGCCGCGGACACCTCGGCGGCCAGCGCGTTCCAGGCGAGGTCCACGGCGGCCCGCATCCGGCGCCCGGGGGCGAGTCCGTGCAGCCGGCCCGCCGCAGAGGTGAGCACGGTGCTCGCCGCGAACGCCGCCCATTCCGCGTCGTCGGACGGGCCGAGCCGCAGCGGCTCGGGCGGCTGGTTGAGCGCGATGGGCACGGGCAGGGTGGTCGTCGCGTTCTGCTCGGCGAAGGTGTCGAGCTCGCGGGTCAGGCGCCGGGTCCACTCCGGCATCCGGGCCGCCCGGTGCCGCGCGGCCGGCCACCCCGCCGCGTCCCCGGCGGACAGACCCAGCAGCAGTCCCTCGATCCGGGCCCGTCGCCCGGTGGCGGGGCGTGCGGTGCGGGTGACGTCCCGCGCCGTGGTCATCGCCCGGCCACCGGGGCGGCGGCCTGCGGGTCCGGGGCGGGGGAGCCGTCGAGGGCCTCCGCGTCCGGGGCGCTGCGGGTGGCGGGGGCGGCGGGGCCCCGCGTGTCCGGGGCCTCGGGCCCGCCGCCCGCGGCCCGGGTGTCCGCCTCGTCCGGGGTGAGCAGTTCCGCGATGTCCAGCACGTGGTAGCCGCGCATCGAGGGCAGACAGCTGCCGCGCACCGGGCCGATCGCGTCCGCCCAGACGCGCGGGACGGCGGACGCCCCGTGCAGCGCGCCGGCCAGGGCGCCCGCCACCGCGGCCGTCGTGTCGGCGTCGCGGCCCATGTTGACCGCCGTCAGCACCGCCGTACGGAAGTCGCCGCGCGCCGCCGCGAACGCGCCGAAGGCCAGGCCCACCGCCTCCGGGGCCAGATCCGTCCACGGGTAGCCGCCCACGACGACGGCCGAGCGCAGCGCGCGCTCCGCGGTGAGCCGGTCCGGGTGCGGGCGCTGCGCCGCCGTCACCGCGCGGCGCAGCGAGCGGGCCGTCCAGGAGTCCATGGGGACGACGGAGAGTGCGGCGGCGATCACCGAGGCGACCCCGGCACCGGTCATCGCGGCGGCCACCCCGGCCGCCACCGCCTGGCCGCCGTAGATGCCCTCGCCCTCGTGGCTGACCCGGCCGTCCACCGCCACCAGCCGGGCCGCCTCGGCGGGCCGGCCCGCCGCGAAGACGCCGAAGGGCGCCGCCCGCATCGCCAGGCCGTCGCTCCAGGCGTGCCGGTGCTGGGCCGAGATCGGGGCGGCCAGGCCCCGGCGCAGGTTCTCCAGCGTGCCGCGTTCGCTGAAGCCCGCGCCCCGGAAGGGCCCCTCGTCCAGGTCGGCGATCCACAGGTGCCAGGCCCGCTCGACGTGGGTGACGGTCAGCGCGGAGCCGTGCCGGGCCAGCAGCAGCCCGGAGAAGATCGCGTACTCGGTGTCGTCGGTGCCCGCCGGGTCGTCGCTGACGAAGCCCTCGATCCGGCCCCAGCGGCGGCGGATCTCGGAGGGCCGCATGTTCTCCGCCGGTGCGCCCAGCGCGTCACCGACCGCGAGGCCGAGGAGCGCGCCCCTGGCCCGGTCGGCCGTTCCGCCCCTGACCGGGTCGCCCGGGGTCCTGGCGACCCGCCCCGCCGCTGCGGCGGCATCCGTCCGCGCCGCCGCCGGATTCCCTGCGATCAGCTCCATCGCGTCGACCCTTCGCTCGCCCCGAGCCAGTTCCATACCTGTGGGATCTGTGCCACGCGGAGCCCCGACAGAGGCCGGAAATCACTACAAAAGGGCCACTCGGATGACGCCCTTCCGCCAGCAAGGCAAGCCGTACCTACCTGGTCACACAGCGTGGTAAGTACGGCCTGCCTTGCTGGCGGGAGCCCTTTTTCGTGCGCACTTTCGAGTGTGTCGAGCGGGGGCGGAGCGGTGAATTCCGCTGCCGGAGAAGAGGAGAGCTGTGTCCATCATCGAGACCGACGCCGTCCTGCACGAGGCGCACCGGGACAACCACACCCACCGTGATGTCAACGGAGGCTGGCTGCGTCCGGCGGTGTTCGGTGCCATGGACGGGCTCGTCTCGAACCTCGCGCTGATGACCGGTGTCGCGGGCGGCGCGGTCTCGCACCGCACGATCGTGATCACCGGGCTCGCGGGCCTGGCGGCCGGCGCCTTCTCCATGGCCGCCGGCGAGTACACCTCGGTGGCCTCCCAGCGCGAGCTGGTCGAGGCCGAGCTGGGCGTCGAGCGGCGGGAGCTGCGCAAGCACCCCAAGGACGAGGAGCGGGAGCTCGCCGCGCTCTACGCGTCGCGCGGCGTCGAGCCGGATCTCGCCCGCGAGGTCGCCCGGCAGCTGTCCCGCGACCCCGAGCAGGCCCTGGAGATACACGCCCGCGAGGAGCTGGGCATCGACCCGGGCGACCTGCCCTCGCCCCTC
It encodes the following:
- a CDS encoding VIT1/CCC1 transporter family protein, with the protein product MSIIETDAVLHEAHRDNHTHRDVNGGWLRPAVFGAMDGLVSNLALMTGVAGGAVSHRTIVITGLAGLAAGAFSMAAGEYTSVASQRELVEAELGVERRELRKHPKDEERELAALYASRGVEPDLAREVARQLSRDPEQALEIHAREELGIDPGDLPSPLVAAVSSFGAFALGALLPVLPYLLGAAAMWPAVLLALLGLFGCGAVVARVTARSWWFSGLRQLALGGAAAAITYGLGALFGVAVGG
- a CDS encoding ADP-ribosylglycohydrolase family protein; amino-acid sequence: MELIAGNPAAARTDAAAAAGRVARTPGDPVRGGTADRARGALLGLAVGDALGAPAENMRPSEIRRRWGRIEGFVSDDPAGTDDTEYAIFSGLLLARHGSALTVTHVERAWHLWIADLDEGPFRGAGFSERGTLENLRRGLAAPISAQHRHAWSDGLAMRAAPFGVFAAGRPAEAARLVAVDGRVSHEGEGIYGGQAVAAGVAAAMTGAGVASVIAAALSVVPMDSWTARSLRRAVTAAQRPHPDRLTAERALRSAVVVGGYPWTDLAPEAVGLAFGAFAAARGDFRTAVLTAVNMGRDADTTAAVAGALAGALHGASAVPRVWADAIGPVRGSCLPSMRGYHVLDIAELLTPDEADTRAAGGGPEAPDTRGPAAPATRSAPDAEALDGSPAPDPQAAAPVAGR
- a CDS encoding ADP-ribosylglycohydrolase family protein; the encoded protein is MTTARDVTRTARPATGRRARIEGLLLGLSAGDAAGWPAARHRAARMPEWTRRLTRELDTFAEQNATTTLPVPIALNQPPEPLRLGPSDDAEWAAFAASTVLTSAAGRLHGLAPGRRMRAAVDLAWNALAAEVSAAAARAPEVESAVLPLRARISVRAGLGNLAAGLRPPATGHDNPHYFDDAACVRAAVLAVVHPGDPDAAAALAEFDARYTQDGDGVHGARAMAAAVAEALGGADVDTAVNAALAQLPEGTEIARNAAHAVRIAREFAGERAGAFALVPVLEHQIVDHVYSYGIAAAETVPVALALTAAARGDLAQAVPSAACLSRVADSAPALAGALTGALGGITSVPDGWREACRTLAGCALPRFAGTDLIELAGLLADTEPAPSGGQFGHDIHRAPGAHEVRTHDDIH